One region of Salinirubrum litoreum genomic DNA includes:
- a CDS encoding succinylglutamate desuccinylase/aspartoacylase family protein: MEASRPTTTTARRTFLAGALGTLGLLAGSRRVSADYVPGVVATAPSLPDRQHPTMGTDESNPTAVVFLTLSDPAARTFVRGRLEDVVETYVRPGHLNVELRFLAYDPADPARELDGGAGELALSSRTAAGVWALEPGNFWRFFEYAFWNFSTWPYTERRLESLLRAGGVRNHVKIPSLAGEGRWDETVRAATEEARRFSLRAPYVPTVRLLADTTDGRDSGLLDWLAGRLDRVAEGSVTRRTLLPGTKYATPLHVIDSGRPGPTALVVGGVHGDEEAGFATANRLTDLRPATGRVVVLPEANRPAIAAGRRATREGDLNRQFPTGRTPTSRLAHAIWDVVERYDPDVVVDCHTARGIYNHDSSVGQAIFPTVAGAGIAGDACDRVNDLFFAHDDRPHYYDFDRGNLLDGDRPMLVHKCYGDRRLPAYIVETTRKRTRLEERLVWEFTAVVSLLDAHGVRCC, from the coding sequence ATGGAAGCATCACGCCCCACAACCACGACGGCTCGCCGAACGTTCCTCGCTGGCGCTCTCGGTACGCTCGGTCTGCTCGCCGGGAGTAGACGGGTCAGCGCGGACTACGTCCCCGGCGTCGTCGCCACCGCACCGTCGCTGCCCGACCGGCAACACCCGACGATGGGGACCGACGAGTCGAACCCCACTGCCGTCGTCTTCCTCACCCTCTCTGACCCGGCGGCCCGGACGTTCGTTCGGGGTCGCCTCGAAGACGTCGTCGAGACCTACGTCCGACCCGGTCACCTCAACGTCGAACTCCGGTTCCTCGCGTACGATCCGGCCGACCCCGCGCGGGAACTCGACGGCGGCGCCGGCGAACTCGCGCTCTCCTCGCGGACGGCCGCCGGCGTCTGGGCACTGGAGCCGGGGAACTTCTGGCGATTCTTCGAGTACGCCTTCTGGAACTTCTCGACGTGGCCGTACACCGAGCGGCGACTCGAGTCCCTGCTGCGAGCGGGCGGCGTCCGCAACCACGTCAAGATTCCCTCGCTGGCCGGCGAGGGTCGGTGGGACGAGACGGTCCGGGCCGCCACCGAGGAGGCGCGCCGGTTCTCGCTCCGGGCACCCTACGTGCCGACGGTTCGCCTGCTGGCCGACACCACAGACGGACGCGACTCCGGGCTCCTCGACTGGCTCGCGGGCCGACTCGACCGCGTTGCCGAGGGGTCGGTGACCCGCCGGACCCTCCTCCCGGGCACGAAGTACGCGACGCCACTGCACGTGATCGACTCGGGTCGTCCCGGTCCGACCGCGCTCGTCGTCGGCGGCGTCCACGGCGACGAGGAGGCGGGTTTCGCGACCGCGAACCGTCTCACCGACCTTCGCCCCGCCACGGGCCGGGTCGTCGTCCTCCCCGAGGCGAACCGCCCCGCCATCGCCGCGGGACGCCGTGCGACCCGCGAGGGGGACCTCAACCGGCAGTTCCCGACCGGCCGGACGCCGACCTCGCGGCTGGCCCACGCGATCTGGGACGTCGTCGAGCGGTACGACCCCGACGTCGTCGTCGACTGTCACACAGCCCGCGGCATCTACAACCACGACTCCAGCGTCGGGCAGGCTATCTTCCCGACGGTCGCGGGTGCCGGCATCGCCGGCGACGCCTGTGACCGGGTGAACGACCTGTTCTTCGCCCACGACGACCGCCCGCACTACTACGACTTCGACCGCGGGAACCTGCTCGACGGCGACCGACCGATGCTGGTCCACAAGTGCTACGGCGACCGCCGCCTGCCGGCCTACATCGTCGAGACGACGCGGAAGCGAACCCGACTCGAAGAGCGCCTCGTCTGGGAGTTCACGGCGGTCGTCTCTCTGCTCGACGCGCACGGCGTCCGGTGCTGCTGA
- the glmM gene encoding phosphoglucosamine mutase codes for MFGTSGIRGPVGTEITATLASDAGRALASDGYDRVVVARDARESGQMLENALVAGLQECGATAVRLGVQSTPALARAVGWLDADAGVGVTASHNPETDNGLKFWLPSGIAFGPEERDALADRMESGEYDRAAWDGLGDDRRRDLGDRHRAALRERLAGTDGLDGLSVVVDVGNGTGRVTADVLADVGSAVTTLHGQTDGRFPGRESEPTAETCRALRDHVAATDADLGVAHDGDADRTMAVTETGSFVAGDQLLALFGREVAGEGDAVAAPLNTSLAVDDALATVGAEVVRTKVGDVYVADACRDDRVVFGGEPSGAWIWPGQTMCPDGPLAACTLAGMVAAGDTLSALLAGVDTYPIERRSVETTAKSAVVETVADRVRERYDDVQELDGVRVETDDGWFLVRASGTQPLVRITVEGRSRAQTEALSATATELVDEALADVTA; via the coding sequence ATGTTCGGAACCAGCGGCATCCGGGGACCCGTCGGGACGGAGATAACGGCGACGCTCGCCAGCGACGCGGGTCGGGCGCTCGCCAGCGACGGCTACGACCGCGTCGTCGTCGCACGGGACGCCCGCGAGAGCGGGCAGATGCTGGAGAACGCACTCGTCGCCGGCCTCCAGGAGTGTGGCGCGACCGCCGTCCGACTCGGCGTCCAGTCGACTCCGGCGCTGGCGCGGGCGGTGGGCTGGCTGGACGCCGACGCCGGTGTCGGCGTCACCGCCTCTCACAACCCCGAGACCGACAACGGCCTGAAGTTCTGGCTGCCGAGCGGTATCGCCTTCGGCCCCGAGGAACGTGACGCACTCGCTGACCGCATGGAGTCCGGCGAGTACGACCGGGCCGCCTGGGACGGCCTCGGCGACGACCGACGCCGTGACCTCGGTGACCGCCACCGGGCGGCGCTCCGCGAGCGACTCGCGGGCACGGACGGCCTCGACGGCCTCTCGGTGGTCGTCGACGTCGGCAACGGGACCGGCCGGGTGACCGCAGACGTCCTGGCCGACGTGGGCTCTGCGGTGACGACGCTCCACGGCCAGACGGACGGTCGGTTCCCCGGCCGCGAGAGCGAACCGACTGCGGAGACCTGCCGGGCGCTGCGCGACCACGTCGCCGCCACCGACGCCGACCTCGGGGTGGCCCACGACGGCGACGCCGACCGGACGATGGCCGTCACCGAGACGGGGTCGTTCGTCGCCGGCGACCAGTTGCTCGCGCTGTTCGGCCGCGAGGTGGCCGGCGAGGGGGACGCGGTCGCCGCACCGCTGAACACCAGCCTCGCCGTCGACGACGCCCTCGCGACCGTCGGGGCGGAGGTCGTCCGGACGAAGGTGGGCGACGTCTACGTGGCAGACGCCTGCCGCGACGACCGGGTCGTCTTCGGCGGGGAACCGAGTGGGGCCTGGATCTGGCCCGGACAGACGATGTGTCCCGACGGGCCGCTGGCCGCCTGCACGCTCGCCGGGATGGTCGCCGCAGGCGACACGCTGTCCGCGTTGCTCGCGGGCGTCGACACCTACCCCATCGAGCGCCGGAGCGTCGAGACGACGGCGAAGTCGGCGGTCGTCGAGACGGTCGCGGACCGCGTCCGCGAGCGGTACGACGACGTGCAGGAACTCGACGGCGTCCGCGTCGAGACGGACGACGGCTGGTTCCTCGTCCGGGCCAGCGGGACGCAACCGCTCGTCCGCATCACCGTCGAGGGGCGGTCGCGGGCACAGACGGAGGCGCTGTCGGCGACGGCCACCGAACTGGTAGACGAGGCACTGGCCGACGTCACGGCCTGA
- a CDS encoding helix-turn-helix transcriptional regulator has translation MTVHELSAIQRDLLFVVYGMNDPSGQAIKSELEATQDRSVLAGHVYSNLDDLADTGLVDKRSKTGRTNEYAVTETGRERLHRRLQWESQFVRK, from the coding sequence GTGACAGTCCACGAACTCTCGGCGATACAGCGCGACCTGCTGTTCGTCGTCTACGGGATGAACGACCCGTCCGGACAGGCTATCAAAAGTGAACTGGAGGCCACGCAGGACCGGTCCGTCCTCGCGGGGCACGTGTACAGCAACCTCGACGACCTCGCTGACACGGGCCTCGTCGACAAGCGAAGCAAGACCGGCCGGACGAACGAGTACGCCGTCACCGAGACGGGCCGCGAACGACTCCACAGACGACTCCAGTGGGAGTCACAGTTCGTCCGGAAGTGA